The segment ATGAGCAGCGGTCAAAACTCCGGCGGACTCATGTCGAGTGCTGGTCTCGTGCGGTACTTCGACTCGGACGGCAGCAACACGCCGACGATGGATCCGCGGACCGTCGTCGCCTTCGGGGTCCTCTTGGGCGTACTCGTACTGATGTTGAACGCGACGGCCTGATCGGCGCGGATCACTTTCGCCGCGGCCGCCGAACCCTTTTAACCGAAAGCGACGAACGACGAGTCGTGGCGACATCGGACGGCTACCGGCGGTATTTCCCCTACGACGAGCCGTACGACCACCAGACGGACGCGATGGGGAAGATACGCGAGGCGCTCGTCGAGGAGCGCGACGTGCTCTTTGAGGGAGCCTGCGGAACGGGCAAGACGCTCGCATCGCTCGTGCCGGCGCTCGAGTACGGGCAGGCGGCGGGCAAGACGGTCGTCATCACGACGAACGTCCACCAACAGACCCGCCAGTTCATCGAGGAAGCGCGCGCGATCGCCGACGCGGAGCCGATCCGTGCGGTCGTCTTCCGCGGGAAGGCATCGATGTGTCACATCGACGTCGGCTACGAAGAGTGTCAGGCGCTCCGGGACACGACCCGCGAACTGGTCGACAAAGAGCAGGATATCGAGGAGTTGGAGCAACGGGAGGGCGAACTCCTCGACGCGAGCCGCTCCGGCGACGGCCAGGCGGCAGCGGCCCGTGGGTCGGTGATGGACGAGCTCGAAGAGCTCCAGATCGGGGTCGAGGCCATCCGCGACGAACAGAACATCTGCGAGCGCTACTACA is part of the Natronomonas salsuginis genome and harbors:
- a CDS encoding preprotein translocase subunit Sec61beta, whose product is MSSGQNSGGLMSSAGLVRYFDSDGSNTPTMDPRTVVAFGVLLGVLVLMLNATA